The genomic segment AAAAATTTACTTTAATTACTTCATTTTTGTTTTTAGCTACTTTTTTGTTTAATAGTGTTCCAGCTAAGGCCTCTGATAAAGTTAAAGATGCTATTACCATAAAAAATACTACAGAGGCAGCAGTACAATATGAGGACAAAGTCAAAAATGAAAATGAAGACAAAAAATTAACTGTTATGGTTTATAGTGATGCAGATAATAACTTAGAAGGCAGCCTATTAGAGGATATTGAACAAATGAAAGAAGGATATGTTGATAATCCAAATTTAAATTTAATAGTTTTAGTTGATAGGAACGAAGGATATTCTAATGATTCAAGTGTATTAGGAGAAAACTTTTCTGATACAAGAATGTATAAAGTTGAAAGAAATAAGGCAATTAGAATTGATGGGGGAGATGAATTCCCTGAAATAACAAAGACAAGTGATTATGAAGCAAATATGGGTGATGGACATACTTTAAAGAAGTTTATAGATTCTTGTAAAGATCAATATCCAGCAGATAAATATGCACTTATTATTTCTAATCATGGTGGTGGAGCAAGAGAAGATAAGAAAGAAGAAGAAGTTAAAAATCCTAAAGCAGTATGCTGGGATGAAACAGATGATAATGATTGTTTGTATACTGCTGAAATATCTGATACCTTAACTGAGGATGAATCTGTAGATTTATTAGCTTATGATGCTTGTTTAATGGGAACTGCAGAAGTTGCTTATCAATATAGACCAGGAAATGGTAGCTTTTCTGCAAATACTATGGTTGCATCAGCACCTGTAGTTTGGGGAAATGGATATGATTATGAAAGAATATTTAGTCGTCTTAAATCTGGTGGTGGAGATACTGGAAAAAAAGATTCAACTTTAGGTGGAAAGGAAAAATACTTTGATCCATCAAAAGTTACAGATCTTCAGCTTGGAGCAATAATGGTTGAAGCTCAAAGGGATTCAGTAGAACAAGCTAATGTTAATAATCAAGTTTTAAGTTGTTTTGATTTAAGTAAAATAGATAGTGTAAAAGAGTCTGTAGACAATTTAGCTGC from the Clostridium cagae genome contains:
- the cloSI gene encoding clostripain; translation: MINKKFTLITSFLFLATFLFNSVPAKASDKVKDAITIKNTTEAAVQYEDKVKNENEDKKLTVMVYSDADNNLEGSLLEDIEQMKEGYVDNPNLNLIVLVDRNEGYSNDSSVLGENFSDTRMYKVERNKAIRIDGGDEFPEITKTSDYEANMGDGHTLKKFIDSCKDQYPADKYALIISNHGGGAREDKKEEEVKNPKAVCWDETDDNDCLYTAEISDTLTEDESVDLLAYDACLMGTAEVAYQYRPGNGSFSANTMVASAPVVWGNGYDYERIFSRLKSGGGDTGKKDSTLGGKEKYFDPSKVTDLQLGAIMVEAQRDSVEQANVNNQVLSCFDLSKIDSVKESVDNLAAALWKENKKDDVENIRGKGRSVHSMNYFNQNSSSEWMAYPYFDLYDLCKNISKSNKFSDNIKNLAKNVMKNVDNTIVYSYGGSKFKGFSEGKNGLSIFLPDGKKIYNDSFSYMSFPCWQGQSWYNSIDTTTIKDNYLYGKLSWCKDNQTPEINDVGNWFELLDCWFDNSNDETGGLNRYQW